A single window of Buchnera aphidicola (Cinara cuneomaculata) DNA harbors:
- a CDS encoding flagellar biosynthetic protein FliQ has translation MNQEFLMILFQDSIQFALLLSAPCLLSILFSGLLMSIFQASTQITEQTLSFIPKIISVVLSCIVFGPWMLQITLEYINNIFHIISIISSSS, from the coding sequence ATGAATCAAGAATTTTTAATGATATTATTTCAAGATTCTATTCAATTTGCATTATTGCTATCTGCTCCTTGTTTATTGTCAATATTATTTAGTGGTTTATTAATGAGTATATTTCAAGCATCAACACAAATAACTGAGCAAACATTATCATTTATACCTAAAATAATATCGGTAGTGTTATCTTGTATTGTTTTTGGACCTTGGATGCTACAAATTACTTTAGAATATATAAACAATATTTTTCATATAATATCAATTATTAGTTCATCATCATGA
- a CDS encoding flagellar biosynthetic protein FliR — protein sequence MINHLFYKHIFGMDSKILLIMSRIYSILMYSKIFSYISDNASIKFFFIYVTSHLLAPFVSDYNINHYDIEFLMILCNQILIGMAIGLLFQCLFSCIIFIGEIISSQIGLSFSVFFDLGFHVYSLVLSNLLNIFFLFSFFVYNGHLKLIIFLIKSFQVFPLYNTSIDRNIIWSIIHFSSLIFLNGVYCVLPILFFFLILFIACMVLNRIVPSTSLFSSFSVIIFIVGMILLKYFIFKFYGISKILFDYLFHYLKIYGFKLLWHK from the coding sequence ATGATAAATCATTTGTTTTATAAACATATATTTGGTATGGATAGTAAAATTCTACTAATAATGTCACGTATTTATTCAATTTTAATGTATTCCAAAATATTTAGCTATATTAGTGATAATGCATCTATAAAATTTTTCTTTATATATGTAACAAGTCATTTATTAGCGCCTTTTGTTTCTGATTACAATATTAATCATTATGACATAGAATTTTTGATGATTTTATGTAATCAAATTTTAATAGGAATGGCAATAGGATTATTGTTTCAATGTTTATTTTCTTGTATAATTTTTATAGGGGAAATTATTAGTTCACAGATTGGTTTATCATTTTCAGTTTTTTTTGATTTAGGTTTTCATGTATATTCTTTAGTTCTTTCAAATTTATTAAATATTTTTTTTTTATTTTCATTTTTCGTATATAATGGTCATTTAAAATTAATTATTTTTTTAATTAAGAGTTTTCAGGTATTTCCATTATATAATACATCGATAGATCGAAACATTATTTGGTCTATTATTCATTTTTCTAGTCTTATTTTTTTAAATGGAGTATATTGTGTTTTACCAATTTTGTTTTTTTTTTTGATTTTATTTATAGCATGTATGGTATTAAATCGTATAGTACCTAGTACATCTTTATTTTCTTCTTTTTCAGTTATTATTTTTATTGTAGGGATGATTTTATTAAAATATTTTATTTTTAAGTTTTACGGAATTAGTAAAATTTTATTTGATTATTTATTTCATTACTTGAAAATATATGGATTTAAATTATTGTGGCATAAATAA
- the rpmG gene encoding 50S ribosomal protein L33, whose protein sequence is MAKTSRIKIKLMSSSGSNHYYTTTKNKRNQTNKLKLKKYDPKIRKHVVYEEKKIK, encoded by the coding sequence ATGGCAAAAACGAGTCGTATTAAAATAAAACTTATGTCATCTAGCGGCAGCAACCATTATTATACTACTACAAAAAATAAAAGGAACCAAACTAATAAATTAAAGCTCAAAAAATATGATCCAAAAATTAGAAAACATGTAGTATATGAAGAAAAAAAAATTAAATAG